The following coding sequences lie in one Nakaseomyces glabratus chromosome I, complete sequence genomic window:
- the CBF2 gene encoding Cbf2p (CAGL0I10318g~Centromere binding factor 3a; inner kinetochore protein): MISKDNEIRKLMESVAPIKVHQYKSYYMKYIEWCEQKELLSFESNSSIPYENVPLLPQLVHLFLLECVIKWPIVASDVNELQIYIESFRFLKKLCDIHSEVDPNSEFDDYITDVLELHRRWDSLLKDESQSSQLNKMATLSINMWNSNTQELSDKYFKTSMEKLRFLTDYHFYTLLNWPYKERSKLKLSHLKVHNVENDENSLNAYRLIIINDDGAVQGTVIPHDCPLICPITTLAAYLYLRFYGVKPIYRGDGFPELTKDFDLPLIRGKSLKDYPREETLGNYYSSAFKYCSLEYKRRVYLHGSSDEKNGVKNIRYPDTSNPAYKEFLTDYPNNEEMKFDRLFPAHIPLDYERIFNYSNYDGVQDGLTIPEITELPPNDLLVQVFPEIEKYKRESYNILTTKSKEFLKVLEVLRNVLVINLPWIYRYFPDHEIFSDQTSIFQNSDFVSYFNERIALISNNDSTIDINSIPPPLRNIPGYHTGLIENNIMLQYLVEPNFKAGVKSDSIPSVHDSIYNIPVTGNEGQSSSVALAPPITNNSGWKKEAFKLVQFQTLSNFNPMIDTFKKVFEKLDMKRSTREFIINKFETLTKYVNARLNSVTSEEITSYFDDILEKKNGLRYINKESNSVDKQISGRDVVDNLKRKKQKQKRRFKLLSVDDSSSGTDDANEDSVNDSSTESDSSTDDLHEEENAMQEQISSMIDELVTKKLSTLFDVKFEQMEMKLESLVKNTVSEKFNHYIAQESKKRSYEGDFEIDNTKKIRKSIDDGIKEKFNDKVNTSSTGAEEEHFVFRMADTLDSIDEIIQEWYTPDPKQGNMCVHSMNKKYKSKWRTGFEKIYRERKPIVDFFIYLVNMEKLSRSKALSICWELKSQNNFTVSELSAYLKSWKEKNNSTFVGLLNQIQHT; encoded by the coding sequence ATGATCTCCAAGGACAATGAGATTCGGAAACTCATGGAGTCAGTTGCTCCAATCAAGGTGCATCAATACAAGTCATACTACATGAAATACATAGAATGGTGTGAACAAAAAGAGCTATTAAGTTTTGAGAGCAATTCAAGTATACCATATGAGAACGTACCGTTGCTTCCACAACTGGTACACTTATTTCTGCTAGAATGTGTGATCAAATGGCCTATTGTGGCATCAGATGTCAATGAATTACAGATATATATCGAGTCATTTCGATTTCTCAAGAAACTGTGTGATATTCACTCTGAAGTGGATCCAAACtctgaatttgatgattaCATTACAGATGTGTTAGAATTGCATAGAAGATGGGACTCTTTATTAAAGGACGAATCACAATCATCTCAACTAAATAAGATGGCAACCTTATCTATAAACATGTGGAATTCAAATACACAAGAACTCTCAgataaatatttcaaaactaGTATGGAGAAGCTTCGATTTCTTACAGACTATCACTTCTATACACTTCTCAATTGGCCATACAAGGAACGGTCCAAATTAAAACTATCACATCTAAAAGTGCATAATGTTGAAAACGATGAAAACTCTTTAAATGCGTATAGATTAATTATCATAAATGATGACGGTGCTGTTCAGGGAACTGTGATACCACACGATTGTCCATTAATATGCCCCATAACAACATTAGCGGCTTATTTGTACCTTCGATTTTATGGTGTGAAACCCATCTATAGAGGAGACGGATTTCCTGAACTGACTAAGGATTTTGACCTACCGCTCATTCGAGGAAAGTCTTTAAAGGACTATCCTCGTGAAGAGACGTTAGGGAATTATTACTCAAGTGCCTTTAAGTATTGCTCTTTGGAATACAAACGAAGGGTCTACCTTCATGGAAGCAgtgatgaaaaaaatgggGTCAAGAATATAAGGTATCCTGATACCTCCAACCCGGCATATAAAGAATTTCTAACAGACTACCCCAATAATGAGGAAATGAAATTTGATCGACTGTTCCCTGCACATATACCTCTTGACTACGAAAGAATTTTTAACTATTCTAACTATGATGGAGTACAAGATGGGTTAACGATACCTGAAATCACGGAATTACCCCCCAATGATCTCTTAGTACAGGTATTTCCTGAGATAGAAAAGTACAAAAGGGAGAGTTATAACATATTAACAACTAAATCGAAAGAGTTCTTAAAAGTGCTTGAAGTTCTTAGGAATGTCTTAGTTATAAATTTGCCATGGATTTACAGATATTTTCCTGATCACGAAATCTTTAGTGACCAAACAAGCATATTCCAGAATTCCGATTTTGTATCATACTTTAATGAACGTATCGCACTAATTTCTAATAATGATTCTACTATCGATATCAACTCGATACCACCACCGCTAAGAAACATTCCAGGTTATCATACAGGCCTgatagaaaataatattatgttGCAATATTTAGTGGAGCCAAATTTCAAAGCTGGTGTTAAATCTGACTCAATACCATCAGTACACGATAGTATTTATAATATCCCCGTGACAGGAAATGAAGGCCAAAGCAGTTCTGTTGCTCTGGCACCACCTATTACTAATAATAGTGGTTGGAAAAAGGAAGCTTTCAAATTAGTCCAATTTCAGACTTTATCAAATTTCAATCCAATGATTGACACTTTCaaaaaagtttttgaaaagttaGACATGAAAAGATCTACCAGAGAATTCATAATCAATAAGTTTGAAACACTGACAAAATATGTCAACGCAAGACTTAATTCCGTTACATCTGAAGAAATCACTAGTTATTTTGACGATAtacttgaaaagaaaaatggttTACGGTACATCAATAAAGAGTCGAATAGTGTAGATAAACAAATATCTGGTAGGGATGTAGTTGACAATTTGAAACGCAAAAAGCAAAAACAGAAAAGGAGATTCAAACTACTGTCTGTTGATGATTCATCATCTGGAACTGACGATGCTAATGAAGATTCAGTTAATGACTCTAGTACTGAAAGTGATAGTTCGACAGATGATTTGCATGAGGAAGAAAATGCGATGCAAGAACAAATTAGCTCTATGATAGATGAACTTGTTACCAAAAAATTATCTACCCTTTTTGATGTGAAATTTGAACAGATGGAAATGAAGTTAGAAAGCTTAGTTAAAAATACCGTCTCAGAAAAATTCAACCACTATATAGCTCAAGAGAGTAAAAAACGTAGTTACGAAGGTGACTTTGAAATAGACAATACCAAGAAGATCAGAAAGAGTATTGATGATggtatcaaagaaaaattcaATGACAAAGTTAATACCTCTAGCACAGGTGCCGAAGAAGaacattttgttttccGAATGGCAGACACCCTCGATAGTATTGATGAGATTATACAAGAATGGTATACGCCAGATCCAAAACAAGGTAACATGTGTGTCCATTCTatgaacaaaaaatacaaatcCAAGTGGAGAACAGGTTTCGAGAAAATATACAGGGAAAGGAAGCCAATAGTTGATTTCTTTATCTATTTAGTGAACATGGAAAAATTATCCAGATCCAAGGCTCTGTCTATATGCTGGGAACTTAAATCTCAGAATAATTTTACAGTAAGCGAATTATCAGCATACCTAAAATCGtggaaagaaaagaataacTCTACATTTGTAGGTCTATTGAATCAGATACAGCACACCTAA
- the VPS62 gene encoding Vps62p (CAGL0I10296g~Ortholog(s) have role in protein targeting to vacuole and endoplasmic reticulum, fungal-type vacuole membrane localization) produces the protein MKLYKPRMQNFKKLLAVLGTTLMISSVYVTLINVYIKADRKEFDMDPIGKSDLWKRDISRNMYDKLPSIKKSDGGSNSFKNGTIPDYVIDNCPLIHLYSDEKYWPSNFSEYVSHFKLLDDEGEAILDQLNSIKELKQSYVRYDEDGASYEVDSEDIFMTSIDDFDKDPGWMKGFKPKYGTGYAAQAPALVFVVDKGNGWVDAFWFYFYPFNWGPFIMGYGPWGNHLGDWEHTLVRFYNGVPKYIWMSAHGGGSAYTYEAIEKKKRLRRIEGRITNELIEKPLLFSARGTHANYPSVGQHSHDVPFFFMPLSDFTDRGPLWDPSLNYYGYTITTNGKLAPATNQTSEDLGTSWLYFQGHWGDKQIPFRDPRQKWCLVQWKYIGGPRGPLRKNLMRKGLCQRSKWWNFMGVCPVRKMIKNGVGLDAERNDYLGDNCGILLYKVRPSIFRSILRLITWRGGLCFLMESFTG, from the coding sequence ATGAAATTATACAAACCAAGAATGCAGAACTTTAAGAAATTGCTAGCCGTTTTGGGGACGACTTTAATGATCTCTTCAGTGTATGTGACGCTGATTAATGTGTACATTAAAGCTGATAGGAAAGAATTTGATATGGATCCTATTGGTAAATCAGACTTATGGAAAAGGGACATATCTCGAAATATGTACGATAAACTTCCAAGCATAAAGAAATCTGATGGTGGCTCAAACTCGTTTAAAAACGGAACTATCCCAGATTATGTTATAGATAACTGCCCTTTGATTCACTTATATAGTGATGAGAAATACTGGCCGtccaatttttcagaatATGTGTCACATTTCAAATTGTTGGATGATGAAGGAGAAGCCATATTAGACCAACTAAACTCAATCAAAGAATTAAAGCAGAGCTACGTGCGATATGACGAAGACGGAGCATCTTATGAAGTTGACTCGGAAGATATATTTATGACATCGATagatgattttgataaGGATCCCGGTTGGATGAAAGGTTTCAAACCAAAATATGGAACAGGATATGCAGCTCAAGCTCCAGCGTTAGTGTTTGTAGTAGACAAAGGTAATGGATGGGTAGATGCGTTTTGGTTTTATTTCTATCCCTTTAACTGGGGTCCCTTTATTATGGGATATGGACCTTGGGGGAATCACCTTGGAGATTGGGAACATACCCTGGTTCGCTTTTATAATGGTGTTCCTAAGTATATATGGATGAGTGCGCATGGAGGAGGGAGTGCCTACACTTACGAGGCAattgagaaaaagaagCGTTTAAGGCGTATTGAGGGTAGAATCACTAATGAGTTGATAGAAAAACCGCTACTTTTCAGTGCAAGAGGCACTCATGCTAATTATCCATCGGTAGGTCAACATTCTCATGATGttccatttttctttatgcCATTAAGTGACTTTACAGATAGAGGTCCACTATGGGACCCATCGCTCAACTATTACGGATATACAATAACAACTAATGGTAAATTAGCTCCTGCTACTAATCAGACTTCGGAAGATTTGGGAACTTCATGGCTCTATTTCCAAGGGCATTGGGGAGATAAGCAAATCCCTTTCCGTGATCCCAGGCAAAAGTGGTGTTTGGTCCAATGGAAATACATAGGTGGCCCAAGGGGTCCACTAAGGAAAAATCTAATGAGAAAAGGCCTCTGTCAAAGATCAAAATGGTGGAACTTTATGGGAGTTTGTCCTGTACGCAAGATGATAAAAAATGGTGTTGGCTTGGATGCCGAACGGAATGACTACTTAGGCGATAATTGTGGAATATTACTATATAAGGTTAGACCTTCCATTTTTCGTTCTATATTGCGCCTTATTACGTGGAGGGGTGGCTTGTGCTTTTTAATGGAAAGTTTTACCGGCTAA